AAAACGAGGAGTTTTGGCAGTCGGTCTTCCGACAGGTCATGCTATCAGGCTTATTAGATAAAGACATCGACCATCTCAATGTCCTCAAATTAAGCAAGACGGGCAAGGCGTTCCTCAAAAAGCCTACCTCTTTCAAATTGCACAAAGACCATGAGTATACAGGCGAGGAAGCCGAGCCGCTTATCCCCGAATCGCCCGAAAAAGCCAAGACCCCATTTGATGACGTGCTTTTTGACCTGCTCAAAAAACTGCGCAAGAAAGTATCCCATCAGCATGGCGTACCGCCCTATGTCATCTTCCAAGAGCCTTCTATGGAGGAGATGTGTACCGTCTATCCTACTTCTTTCGAGGAGATGGCGCAAATCAATGGCGTAGGCATGGCAAAGGCGAAAAAGTACGGCAAGGAATTTATTAGCCTGATTGCCAAATATGTAGAGGAAAATGAAATCGAAACTGCCTCCGACGTACTGGTCAAATCCACAGCCAATAAGTCTAAGACTAAAATCTTTATCATTCAGCAAATCGATAGAATGATTGATTTAGAAGAAATTGCCGAAGCCAAAGACCTTTCTATGGACGAGCTAATTGAAGAAATCGAGCATATCTGTCATTCAGGCACAAAGCTCAATCTCAATTATTACATCGATAAAATCATGGACAAAGAACGCCAACAGGAACTATACGATTACTTCTTGGAAGCCGAAACCGACAACATCAAAGACGTATTAGAAGAATTTGGCACAGACGACTTTTCGGAAGAAGAAATCCGTTTGGTGCGCATCAAGTTTCTTTCCGAATACGCCATGTAGCCTATTAAAAACAAAACTTGCCTTCAAATTTCCCTTTGAAGGCTTTTTCTTACCTCTTTCCCAAGCCGCTGCCCTATGTACGCATATCTGAAAGGCAAACTTGCAAGCAAAGAAGCCCCTTATCTTGTTATTGAAACTCCTGCGGGTATCGCCTTCGAGGTGCGAGCTACCCAAAATGTAGTCGAGCGTTTTGAAGTAGGGGCAGAGTGCCAAATTTTCACCTACCTGCGTGTGCGTGAAGATGCACAAGAGCTATTTGGCTTTTCGAGCGAGCGCGAGAAAAAACTCTTTTTACTTTTGGTCGGTGTGTCTGATGTAGGGGCGGCTACTGCCTTAGCCGTTATTTCGGCAATGCCAATGGGCGAATTGGTGGCTGCCATTTTGAATAATGATGCCAAGCGTTTGCAGGCAGTCAAGGGCGTAGGAGCAAAGACGGCGCAAAAAATCGTCTTAGAACTCAAAGACAAACTACCCAAAGAGGGCTTCCATGCGGAAATGGGCGAAAATTCCATAGCCGCAGGGCGCATTTCGGACACTGTGCAGAGCGAAACCTTAGCGGCACTGATGGCTTTGGGTATGAATAAAATTGCGGCAGAGCGTAGTATCCGCGCCGTTTTGAAAAGCTACCCCGAAGAAAGTTTCGACCAAGTAGAAAAATTGTTGCGTTTGGCTTTGCAGCAGCGGTAAGTTTGCACAGAGCCTACCCCAAAAAGGAGGTTTAGGTTCTTTTTATCCTCATTCGTCGAATTTTGAAGGCTTCGTAAGTATAAAAGAAGCCTATTTGGTTGTTTTTTTGCCTATTTCTAAGTAGCTTGCTGCGCATAGCTTACTACAAAAGTGATTTTTTGTCTGTTCCGATTTTTTTGACATTCCGAAATACGCTCATCTTACCCTTTTTCCTTTTCATGACCTTATTCTTATCCTTTGTTTCGCTTTTAGGCGGGCTTGCCCTCACTATCATTGGCTCTGATAAATTAGTAGAAGGTGCTTCGGCACTTGCCAAACGGTTGAAAGTATCCGACCTACTTATCGGGCTAACTATCGTCGCTTTTGGCACCTCTGCACCCGAACTTACGGTCAATCTTTTCGCCTGCTTTCAGGGGCAGACGGGGCTTGCGATAGGCAACGCAATGGGTAGCAATATCGTCAATACGCTGCTTATTTTGGGAGTGGCGGCTTTTATCTTTCCTATCCGCGTAACTTCTAACACCACTTGGGTAGAAATTCCTTTGAGCCTATTGGCGGCATTGATGTTGGGCGTGGCTGCCAATGATGTTTTTTTTGATGGCGCAACCCAAAACCAGCTCACGCGCACAGACGGCTTGGCACTACTTGGCTTTTTTGCAATCTTTATGTATTATACCTTTAAAGTGGCGCAAAGTTCACACGAAGACGAAAGCGAAGCCGCCGTCAAGATGATGTCTTTGGGAAAATCCGTACTCTTTGCCGCTTTGGGAATGTTGGGGCTTTTTCTGGGCGGAAAATTATTAGTAGATGGGGCGATTGAAATAGCCAAAAGTTTCGGCATGAGCGACTCCCTTATCGGTCTGACCATTGTAGCGATAGGCACTTCTGCACCCGAACTTGCCACTTCTATCTCTGCTGCACTCAAACAGAAATCGGATATTGCCATAGGAAACGTCATTGGGTCAAATATCTTCAACATCTTTTTTATCTTGGGCATTAGTTCTATCATCAATCCGCTCCCTTTTGAGGCGCAAAACAATTACGATGTCGTCGTCAATATTGTCGCCAGTTTGTTGATGTTTGTTTTTGTTTTCACAGGAAAGGGGCGCGAAATCAACCGCACCGAGGGTAGCATCTTGGTGTTGGTTTATTTGGTGTATATGACTTGGACAATTTATGCAAATTTGAGCCTTTGAGCATCTTTGGTATAAAAAATCTCACATACCCATCTGACAAGACCCATTTTATCATGAAAAAACACCTTTCAATTTTGAGCTTATGCGCTTTTTTGTCTTTCTTTTTGGTTCAGAAGCAGGCAGAGGCGCAATTAAAAATCCCCAAAACGCTTTTTGTTTCCTACCAAATAGAGGCAAATCGCTGCCAAAGTCTAAGCTATTTTACGGGGTCGCGCATTTTCATTCCCCAAGATGCCTTTGTCTATAAAGCTACAAAAGAGCCTTATCAGGGTAGGGTCATTCTCAAATATCGCGAAACACACGATGTCTTTGATTTTATCATCAACGAGCAGCACCTTTTTGTAAGTCAGAAACAAGTCTTAAAATCTGGGGGCATGTTCGAAATCGCCGCTTATACCCCTGATAACAAAGAACTCGAAATTAGGGAGGGCAAAAAAATACAAGTTCGCTTTGCTGCCCAAGTAGCACAGGAAAAATTAGATAGTTATTTTCTAAATCCTGAAACTAACTTTTGGGAAAAACAGCAAAGTCCTATCGTTTCTTTAAATGCGCCCAAACGCGAACAGTCCGATACAGACCTTTGGGGCGGAAGCCCTGCCGCAGCATTGCCCCTAACGGAGGAAGAACTTGCAATAGGCTTTGGTGCTGATGATTTAGGCGACTGGGGTGGAGAATGGGGAGATGGTTGGGAGTTTTCGCCCGAAGATAGTCTTAGAAATGAGGTCTTTAAGGCTATGGATATAGGAAAAATGGGGCTTCACAACTACGATTTTTTATTGAAAGAAGAGGAGGCAATCCCCCTTGTGGCGCACTTCGAGGTAGAAAGCACTGCGCCCAATGCCGCTGATTTGACCGTTAGTAAGGTTTATTGTGTCTATGAAAAGTCTAATGCTATCGTCTATTATACCCAAGATGGTTTTAGCTCGTGGGAAAAAGATTTTCGCCTTTTGCCCAATGAACCGCTGCAAATTTTTTGCATCTTCGAAGATGGCTCTATTGCCAAACTGCCGAAGGAAAAGTTGCCCACAGCAGAAGTTTTGAATAAATATAAAAACAAAAAATATACGTTTGTTTTACAACACGAGCCAAAAAAACCGCTTAAAAAAGAGGATTTGGTAGCGCAACTATCTCAATAATAAAATTAGAACAGAATCCTATTTTTGGGTCTGAAAGTATTTTTGGTTTCAATCTCGTTGCGGAGAGGGCAATGGAGAGGTCAATGCCTTGTCCCTACATTTCGAGCCTAATTATTAGAATTTAACATTGCTGCGACTAACGGGTGACTGCTCTCATTTGTTTGTCTGCTCTAAAAATTCATTAAATTCTTTAAAGAAGTTCTTTAAGGCATCTGCTTCATCTTGTGAATAAAATAAAATAATGTCACTCCAAGAGTGATTTGTTCTTATTTTATATTTTTTTACAATCCAATCTTGAAAATGTGATATAAAATTTATGTCATTTATGTTAGATGCGTCCCTAAGATACCAACCATCAAGAAAAGATTTCAAGCAACTAATATAATTTTTACTTATATACATTGCGGGTCTTCTCTCTATATTTTTTATTAACTCTACTATTGATGTCATAGTTTAAAAATCGGTAACGTTTAGGTTGTGCTTTCTTCTCCTACGCCGTTGTTGGTGTCCCCCACCAATGACTGAACCCTACACCCTATAAGGGGAAACCTTAGACTTGCGTTGTAAGATACTGCAAAAATAGAAAAAAACAAATACAAAATGCTGTTTTTTTAGGTGCTTTAATAGCAGCAGCCTCGCAAAGCTAAGATTTAGTTTTATTTTTTGGTAGTCGGAAGATTCAGCCGAACGGGGAGACTACTCCGAACAAGGGAATGTTTCTGCAATACTTCTCTCTATTTCAGTATTTTTTGCATATATTTCAAAAAAAATAGCATCTAAACACTCAAAATAGAACTCATACTCTGAGTTATTATTACTAAAAACAACTCCATAAAAGTTAAATACCTGAGCAGATTCTGTTATTGCTGTTATTATTTCTTCATAGTCAGTTTCAGTTAAAAAGTTTTTTTTGGCACTATATTTTTTATTTATATAGTTATAGTTTATATTTGTTTCTTCTTTTCCTATTAGCTCTAAATCTAATATAACAAACAAGTTTTTAAACTCTTTTTTTACAAGTTTTAAAACAAACAAAGTTATGTTTTTTTGTTTATTTATATCTTTTGTTTTTATTTGTATCATTTTGTATTTAAAGGTTTAGCATCTCCCCCTGCTACGCCGTTGTTGGTGTCCCCAATGACTGAACGCTACGCCCTATAAGGGCAAATCTTTGATTTGCGTTGTAAGATACCGCAAAAATAACAAAAAACAAATACAAAATACTGTTTTTTAGATGTTTTGATAGCAGCAGCCTCGCAAAGCTAAGATTTGCTGGATTGATAAGTCTTAGTCGGAGATTAAGCCTAACTTTTAGTTTATTTTTTGGTTATGGGAATACTACGAACAACGAGAGGATACAAAAAGGTATAGAAAAATTTGGTAGTATCCAAAAAAATCGTATCTTCACAGCCTAATTAGCGCATAAAATCTTTTATGGAAGACGAAAAACCTAATCCAAAAGAACAAAACCTTTACGACAAAATTTTAAAGGAAAATATCTTGGCGTATGTCTTACAATTTTCGGAAAGACAGTTAGGTTTTCACATCAAAAAACACGCTTTATTAAAAGATAAACTACAAACTACCTTAGAACGAGAAGCCGACTTTTTAGTCCTTATCACCACCCAAGACGAAAAAGAATTTATCCTACAATTAGAATTTCAAGCGAAAGACGAGCCGAATATGATACTTCGTATGCAAGAGTATCATGCCATTTTACAAAAAAAATATCAAAAACCTATTGTTCAAATCGTTTATTACTTAGGCGAAACACCCAGTAATATGCGCTCTGTCCTTGCGCCTTCGGAAATTTTTACAGGCTTTCAACTAAAATCTTTTAGAGATTATTCCTACAAAGAATTTATCGAATCTAAAAATGCCGAAGAGGTTATCATGGCAGTTTTGGCGGATTTCGAAAAGGAAAAACAAGAGGAAGTCGTTGGTAAAATTTTGTTTCGTCTTTCGCAACTAAAAACCGATATTACTGCGTTAAATAAGTATGTCAAGCAGTTGCTTGTTTTAGCGCGTCTGCGCAATAAACTTCCAAAAATCATTCAAAACCAATTAGGCAATATGGGAACGATAGGATACGACATCGAAAAAGATGACTTTTATTTGCAAGGTTTAGAAAAAGGCTTGCAAAAAGGTATAGAGAAAGGCAAACTTGAAGGAAAGGTCGAAGGAAAGCTCGAAGCTCGCCATGAATTGGCAATCTCTTGTTTAAAAAAAGGGCTTTCTATAGAAATGACCGCAGAACTCACAAAACTATCCATCGAGGAAATTCGCAAATTGAGTGAGGAGTTGTAACGCTGTTAGTGGTATTCGGCTGTTATTTGTGCAGGATAGTCAGCAGAAAAGGCGACATATCCTATATTATTGCTTCAAAAGTAGCATTTTTTGCTATTTTTGCAGTATCTTACAGTGCAAATCTAAGATTTGCCCTACTGATAGGTCGGAGTCGGAAAATACGCCCAACGGGGTTAATAGAAGATGATTTTACCTTCTTTTTTGCACCTGCACCGAAAAAAGCAGGTCTATAAAACGCTGTTGATGTGTTAGGGTTCTGATAATTTCTACCACCACAAAAAGCGCGAAAACCAACAATAAAACCGCAAAACCGCTTCCCTGCATTTTTATCAAAAAATAAGGCACAGACCAAATTCCATTTCTTAGCAGACTTAGGAAAATGAGGCGACCACGTTTGAGATACCGCCCCCCTTGCCTTTCAAGACGTAAGCCAAATAGGATTTTGCCTATGCTGCCTCTATGTATGGCATCTTTAAAAAGCCAATAAAAACCTGCCAGAGGATACCATTTGTACCAAAAAAGGGCAGCCGTAATGGTGGTATCTAATAAAAATGCCAAAAATCGCATCAAACCCAAAGTAAAGATTTTACTTTCTGCCTTCGTTTCGGTTTGTCTTTGCTTTTTTAGGTGCAAAGTAGGTAAAGTAGAAGGAATTTTAGGCAAAGTCTGACTCTGCCCACAATGTCTTGCGCCCATATAAACCCAACTCTCGGTCAGGAACGCCGACCCGCAGGCTTTGCACAAAACAACCCTATCGCCTGCCGAAATGACATCGCCTGTAATGGGGTCTATCCGTGCTTGTGCCAAAAAATGCTGATGCAAATGTGCGCTAAGTTGGTGCTGATGAAACATAGGCAAGATTTTAATAAGGGCAAATTCGCTTTTTTTACGAAAAAATCAAACTGCTTTTTACCTTCATTCAAACGAAAAATAAGGCATAAAGTTGGGATTTCGCCTGCCTTAAAAAAATTAGACTCAAAAATTAGAGCAAGCCCCGAAAGAAAGTAAATTTTCGGTGAGGCTTTGTGCCAAACTTTATGTTAGACTTCGTGTAAAACTTCAAAAGTTTGCCCCTCTATTGCCATCTCCGTCGTGGGGAAGACCGCCTGCGCCTCGACCAAAAGACGGTCTAAGTTGTGATAACGCGAAGAATAATGCCCCAATAGTAACTTTCCTACCTGCGCCTCCTTCGCAAGTAAAGCCGCTTGAAAGGCAGTAGTGTGCATCGTTTCCTGTGCGCGTGTCAGATATTCCTGCGTAAAGGTAGCCTCGTGATAGAGCAAATCTACGTTTTTCAGTTCGGGTAATAAATTTATATCAAAAATAGTATCCGAACAATAGGCATAGGTTCTCAATTTTTTAAGCGGCTCGGTAAATTCAGTAAAAGCTCTTGTTTTGCCCTCAAAGACAATATCCTCTCCTCTTTTGAGTGCCAATTTTTGTGGAATGGAAAGAGCCGCTAAGGGTGCATCTTTTTTAAGAGAAAAGCCGCGCCTTTTTTCTTCGAAGCGAAAACCTGCACAAGGAATACGGTGGCGCAGGGGAAAGGTATAAACTTTTATCAAGTCGTCCTCTACCAATAGCTCTGGAACTTCGGTGTTGGTAGCCTTAAAGATGAGTTCGAAGGTCAGATAAAGTCCGCCACTTTTTTGGTGCGCCGCCAAAATATCCGCCATGCCAATGGGCGCGTAGAGGTAGAGTGGCTTTTTTCTGCCTTGCAAGCTCATTGTACCCAAAAGCCCTATCAGACCCAAGTAATGGTCGCCATGTAAGTGGCTAATAAAAATGCTGTGTAGGCGTGCGAGTTTGATGCCAAAATGGGCTGCCTGCATCTGCGCTCCTTCGCCACAATCAATCATATAATAACGGTGATTGACATTTAGAATCTGACAAGTGGGAAAGCGTCCCAAAGCAGGGAGGGCAGCATTTGCACCCAAGATAGTAACTTCGAAAGTCAAGAGAAATAGAATTTTAGAAAGAAAAATTTAGCAAACTTCTGCGATTTTTTTATTGCATTGCGGTCTTTTCTTTTTTTAGATAAGTCTATCAAAATAGTAAGCCATCTGCACCACAGGCAGGTATAGAAAGGAGGCAAACATCAGTTTGAGGGCGGCTTTGCGCTCCCCTGTGCGAATAAGTTCGAGGGCAGGAAGCATAAAAAGCAGTGCCATCACCGTCGCGATAATAGCCGAAACAATGCCTGAAAGTCCAAAGTACCAAGGCATAAGTCCGATAGGGACAAGGAAAAGGTTGTAAGTAAGAATGTGCAGTGCCGTAGCAGGGCTTTTCCCCGATTTGGGGAGCATCTTCATGCCTGCTTTGGTGTAGTCTTCGTCGCCGAGCCAAGCGATAGCCCAAAAGTGTGGAAATTGCCAAATAAACTGTACGGCAAAAATAAGCAAGGCGTAATGGTGCAATTCACCCCTTGCCGCAACCCAGCCAATGAGCGGTGGCAGCGCACCGGGAAAAGCCCCGACAAAGACGGCTACGGTGGAAATCTGTTTGAGCGGGGTATAGACAAAGGCGTAGAGAATCAGGGAAAAAAGTGTCAGGGCAGCCGTTAGCGGATTGACAAAAATAAAGAGTAGTGCCGAGCCGACAATCATCATCAGCACCGTCAGAATAAGGGCTTCTTCCATGCTTATCTTGCCCATTGGTAGGGGACGACCTTCGGTGCGCTTCATTACCTTATCCAAGCGAACCTCTATCATCTGGTTGATAATATTGGCAGCGGCAGTAATCATAAAGCTCCCCAAAGTAAAAATCAAGACCTTTTTCCAATCTGTCTGCAAAGCAGTTTCGGCAATGAAATAGCCAAAAAGCCCTGAAAAAACCACAAATGCAGAGAGGCGGAATTTGAGCAGCGCGAAGAAATGCGCTATTTTAGAGTCGTTTTGTACCAAAACCGAAGTGGGCATAGTAAGGAAAAACAAAGAGTGAAGAAAGGATAGACTCCCTATAGGGTGCGCTCTGATTGAAGTGCGCCCTTATTTAAAGTGCGCTTTTGTTTTGGTTAGTCCTTTCTTTTTCACAAAAAAAGGCTTTTCTAACCCATAAAGAAGCACATTTTAGAGCCACACCGAGAGTAGCCAAGTTGTCATTGCAACGGCAAAGGTAGTGCTTTTGTTTAAGATTTGCAAGCGCGGAAAGGCTTTCCGACAAAGGGCAGAAGGCTACACAAATGTTTTTATTTTGTGTTCGATGTGGCTATTTTTTTCGCTTTTTTCGCCCTTATTTGGCAGTTCTCTTTTACCTTTGCCATGCTTTTGCCCACGTTGGGATAGGTAGCTTAATATCAGCTTTTATGACAAAACAAAATATCGTCATCATAGATTACAAGGCAGGAAATATTCAGTCTTTGCGCTTTGCCTTAGCGCGTTTGGGCGTAGAAGCAACACTTTCGGCACAGGCAGAAGTGCTTGAAGCGGCAGATAAGATTATTTTTCCCGGGGTAGGACACGCGCAGGCAGCCATGCAAGCTCTCCATGCGGCAGGTTTGGATACGCTCTTGCCTACACTAAAAAAGCCGCTTTTGGGCATCTGTTTGGGCATGCAGCTGCTTTGTAGCCACTCCGAAGAAGGGCAGACTCCCGCCTTAGCCATTTTTCCGACACAGGTAAAAAGGTTTCCTTCGGATAGCTCTGAAAAAGTGCCGCACATGGGTTGGAATCAGGTGCAAAACCTCGAAGGCGATTTATTTCGCCATATCGCACCCGAAACAAATTTCTACTTTGTGCATAGCTACTACGTGCCTTTGAGCAGTCATACGATTGCGCGTTGTGAGTATGGATTGTCTTTTTCTGCCGCCATTCAAAAAGACAACTTCTTTGCTGTGCAGTTTCACCCCGAAAAAAGTGGAGCAGCAGGCGAAAAACTACTGCAAAACTTCCTAAGTTTGTAATTTTATTTGTGCCAATATCATCTCTAAAAAATTAACGCTGCCGCCATGTCTAATCTTGTCTTGCTTTTGCTATGTCTGGGCGCAGGTCTGATATTTGCACGTCTGCCCGCCTTTCCCAAAGAGGCGCACAAGGGCATCAATGCTTTTCTCATTTGGGTTTCGCTACCTGCCATTTCGCTGCTCTACATTCCCAAATTGGAATGGAGTTGGGCAATGCTTTTCCCTGCCCTGATGCCTTGGCTGATTTTACTTTTAGCCATTCCGTTTTTTGTTTTTTTGGGCAAACTATTCTCTTGGCAGCGCAGTACGGTAGGGGCTTTAATTTTGGTGGGCGGACTTTCTAATACTTCCTTTGTTGGTTTTCCTTTGTTAGAATACTTGTATGAAAGCAAGGATATTTTGCGTTATGCCGTCCTTGCCGACCAGCCCGGTTCCTTTCTTGCCGTTTCCATCTTGGGAATTTCCATTGCCGCCACTTTTGCTTCGGGCAAACCCAATTTGCCTCTGATTCTGAAAAAATTAGTCATCTTTCCGCCTTTTATCGGCTTTATCCTCGCACTACTCATTACACCTTTTGGGGGGCTGCCCGAAATTTTGGAAGGCACGATGCAAAGATTGGGCGATACACTTTCGCCCTTAGCTCTTTTTGCAGTGGGCTTGCAAATCAAATTTAAGCGCGAGGGCTTGCGCAAATCCGCTCTTTTTTGGGCTTTGAGTTACAAACTCTTTTTAGCTCCACTTGCCATTTGGGTACTCTACGCGCTTGTTTTTGGTTTGAAGGGGGTACTGCTCGAAGTATCGGTATTGGAGGCAGGCATGGCATCGATGGTTACGGCGGCTTTGGTAGCAAGTGAGTATGATTTAGACCCTAATTTAGCCAACTTGCAAGTAGCCGTTTCTATCCCCATTTCGCTGATAACGGTCTATGCTTGGTGGTATTTTTTGTGATGGTTTTTATTTTTTAGTTTTTATATTTATATCATACAAAAACTTTCATCTTTTCCTTCTTATTTCGGACAAGGCTATGCCTTATCCCTACATTGGCGCATATTGTTCAGACCTTAGCCCTGCTCAAAAAATAGAGAGAAAGGCACTACTCTACTTCGGTTTCCCATTTCCTTTCGGTCTTTTTTGGGGTGAGCGTTTTAACTATTTTGGTGGCTTTCTTAGTTTTGTGTGGCTGATAAGTTACAATATCATACAAAAGTGCAACCAATAGCGTGAGCAGTGGAAAGATAAAGGCAAAAAAGAGGTAGGAGGCAAAAAGAAAGCCGCCTATCATGCCGCCGAGAAAAAAGCTACCTGCAATCGTGAGCAGGAGGGCTAACTTTCGCCTGACCGCCAAATTTTCCTTTGCGCCCCCTTGATTGAAAAGCAATTTGGCGAAATTAACGCCTAAGTCTGTGAAAAGCCCCGTTAGGTGTGTGGTGCGAATCACTGACCCCGAAACAATGGTAATAAGGGCATTTTGTAGCCCCATCGCAAAAAGCAGGCTACCTGCCAAAAGTTGTATCATCATTTCGCTATAATCAAAATAATGATGCCCCAAAATAGCCACGCCTGCCAATAAGCCCATCTCCAAAATCAGGGGAACACTGTGCGCAAAACGCGCCTGTGTGGGGTGATTGTGGAAAAATTGTACCCAAAGGCTCGAAACAAATGCCCCCAAAAGAAACAAAAACATCCAGAGCATCTTCATATAGGCAGCGTTCCAATTATAGGCTACTAAATCGTTTGCCAAAAGCGCGACATGCCCCGTAACGTTGGTAGTGAGGACATCGAAGGCAAAAAAACCTGCTGAATTGACCGCACCCGCCGAAATGGAGAGAATGGAAGCCAATTTGAGGTCGTGAAAGAAACGTCTGCGACTGTCTTGGGTGCGAAAAAGCATAACAAAATAGAGCGAAATAAGGATAGAAAGAAAGCGCGTAGGCTACCGAAAAAGAGGACAAAAGCCGCTTAGAAGCCTGCTCGGTGGTGTTTTTTGTTTTAAGATACGAAAAGCCGCTTTTTTTTGAGTTTGATATCGATAAACTGCTTATATTTACAGTCTATTGCAGCCAAAAATCCGATAAAAGAAATTCGACAAAAAATTCGCCCGCGCATGTCAGACCTCAAACACCTCTTTCAGAAGTACATCAACAACTTTTACTTTTGGTTCACCTTCGCCTTTCTCATCTGGATTATGTTTTTAGATGGCAACGACCTCATCAATCGCTTTCAGATGCAAAGCAAGCTCGTCGAGTTGGAGGAAGAACGGACTTTTTACCTCAAACAAATAGAGCAAATCAAGGCACAGGAACGCGCCTTAGAGATTCGTACCGACAACTTAGAGAAATTTGCACGTGAGCAATATTTGATGAAAAGAGAAGGCGAGGAGATTTTTATCATCGAAAAAGCCCAATAAAGCCTTTCCAAAAGCGATATTTATTTTCTTTACCCTATAAAAACCGACTATGTTGGAACGTTTGCTACTTTCCGAAAACCGTTTAGAACTCACCATTAGCCGTTTGTGTCAGGAAATTCTTGAGCAGCAGGAAAGCGAAATAGAGGATACTGTCCTTATTGGCTTACAACCCAAAGGGGTCTTTTTTGCCTCTCGCCTGCAAGCGAAGTTGGCGCAATTTTCGGGCAAGGT
The Hugenholtzia roseola DSM 9546 DNA segment above includes these coding regions:
- a CDS encoding FtsB family cell division protein gives rise to the protein MSDLKHLFQKYINNFYFWFTFAFLIWIMFLDGNDLINRFQMQSKLVELEEERTFYLKQIEQIKAQERALEIRTDNLEKFAREQYLMKREGEEIFIIEKAQ
- the cyoE gene encoding heme o synthase, coding for MFFLTMPTSVLVQNDSKIAHFFALLKFRLSAFVVFSGLFGYFIAETALQTDWKKVLIFTLGSFMITAAANIINQMIEVRLDKVMKRTEGRPLPMGKISMEEALILTVLMMIVGSALLFIFVNPLTAALTLFSLILYAFVYTPLKQISTVAVFVGAFPGALPPLIGWVAARGELHHYALLIFAVQFIWQFPHFWAIAWLGDEDYTKAGMKMLPKSGKSPATALHILTYNLFLVPIGLMPWYFGLSGIVSAIIATVMALLFMLPALELIRTGERKAALKLMFASFLYLPVVQMAYYFDRLI
- a CDS encoding YoaK family protein, encoding MLFRTQDSRRRFFHDLKLASILSISAGAVNSAGFFAFDVLTTNVTGHVALLANDLVAYNWNAAYMKMLWMFLFLLGAFVSSLWVQFFHNHPTQARFAHSVPLILEMGLLAGVAILGHHYFDYSEMMIQLLAGSLLFAMGLQNALITIVSGSVIRTTHLTGLFTDLGVNFAKLLFNQGGAKENLAVRRKLALLLTIAGSFFLGGMIGGFLFASYLFFAFIFPLLTLLVALLYDIVTYQPHKTKKATKIVKTLTPKKTERKWETEVE
- a CDS encoding ribonuclease Z, which produces MTFEVTILGANAALPALGRFPTCQILNVNHRYYMIDCGEGAQMQAAHFGIKLARLHSIFISHLHGDHYLGLIGLLGTMSLQGRKKPLYLYAPIGMADILAAHQKSGGLYLTFELIFKATNTEVPELLVEDDLIKVYTFPLRHRIPCAGFRFEEKRRGFSLKKDAPLAALSIPQKLALKRGEDIVFEGKTRAFTEFTEPLKKLRTYAYCSDTIFDINLLPELKNVDLLYHEATFTQEYLTRAQETMHTTAFQAALLAKEAQVGKLLLGHYSSRYHNLDRLLVEAQAVFPTTEMAIEGQTFEVLHEV
- a CDS encoding calcium/sodium antiporter — translated: MTLFLSFVSLLGGLALTIIGSDKLVEGASALAKRLKVSDLLIGLTIVAFGTSAPELTVNLFACFQGQTGLAIGNAMGSNIVNTLLILGVAAFIFPIRVTSNTTWVEIPLSLLAALMLGVAANDVFFDGATQNQLTRTDGLALLGFFAIFMYYTFKVAQSSHEDESEAAVKMMSLGKSVLFAALGMLGLFLGGKLLVDGAIEIAKSFGMSDSLIGLTIVAIGTSAPELATSISAALKQKSDIAIGNVIGSNIFNIFFILGISSIINPLPFEAQNNYDVVVNIVASLLMFVFVFTGKGREINRTEGSILVLVYLVYMTWTIYANLSL
- a CDS encoding AEC family transporter, producing the protein MSNLVLLLLCLGAGLIFARLPAFPKEAHKGINAFLIWVSLPAISLLYIPKLEWSWAMLFPALMPWLILLLAIPFFVFLGKLFSWQRSTVGALILVGGLSNTSFVGFPLLEYLYESKDILRYAVLADQPGSFLAVSILGISIAATFASGKPNLPLILKKLVIFPPFIGFILALLITPFGGLPEILEGTMQRLGDTLSPLALFAVGLQIKFKREGLRKSALFWALSYKLFLAPLAIWVLYALVFGLKGVLLEVSVLEAGMASMVTAALVASEYDLDPNLANLQVAVSIPISLITVYAWWYFL
- the hisH gene encoding imidazole glycerol phosphate synthase subunit HisH — encoded protein: MTKQNIVIIDYKAGNIQSLRFALARLGVEATLSAQAEVLEAADKIIFPGVGHAQAAMQALHAAGLDTLLPTLKKPLLGICLGMQLLCSHSEEGQTPALAIFPTQVKRFPSDSSEKVPHMGWNQVQNLEGDLFRHIAPETNFYFVHSYYVPLSSHTIARCEYGLSFSAAIQKDNFFAVQFHPEKSGAAGEKLLQNFLSL
- the ruvA gene encoding Holliday junction branch migration protein RuvA, with amino-acid sequence MYAYLKGKLASKEAPYLVIETPAGIAFEVRATQNVVERFEVGAECQIFTYLRVREDAQELFGFSSEREKKLFLLLVGVSDVGAATALAVISAMPMGELVAAILNNDAKRLQAVKGVGAKTAQKIVLELKDKLPKEGFHAEMGENSIAAGRISDTVQSETLAALMALGMNKIAAERSIRAVLKSYPEESFDQVEKLLRLALQQR